The Streptomyces sp. NBC_01276 genome contains the following window.
ACTTTGAGGAGGGATTCCATGGGCACTGCGCCAGGTCACGGCGGGGCAGCAGGCATATCCGAACTGGGCGGCGCGGAGTCCTGCTCTACCGCTGGACCGCCGTCCACGAAAGCCTCACCCCCGCCGCCCCGTCGACGGCTGCCGCCGAGACGGGAATCATCGAGCACGAGAGCCACCGGACGCTGAACTCGCTCCTCGATGCCTGCCTCCTCCAAGAAGTCCCCGCCGCCCCCGGGGATCCCGGCGTGCGCTGGCAGCCGGTGAGCCCGCAGCCCGCCACCGGGCCACCTGCTCTCCGATCGCGACGCCGCCCTCCGCGCCCGGGAAGAAGCCCTGCGCATCCAGCGCCGGCGGATCCGAGAGCAGCACGACGGGCTCGCGGCCCTCGCGCCTGTCTACCTCCCGGCCCGCCAGCACGCCTTCCCGCAGGGCACCACCGACCGCCTGCCCGACACGTCCGCCGTCCGCACGCTGCTCACCGACGTCGTCGTCTCCTGCCGCAGCGAGGTCCTGGTGTCCGAAGACGGTGGCGCCTTCCCACCTGCCGCACTGCGCGAAGCACTCCCCCGCGACCTCGCCCTCTTCCAGCGCGGCATCCGCGTTCACGGCCTCTGTCAGCACGCCACCCGCCTCGACGAGCCCACCCGCACCCACGCCGAACACCTCGTCGCCGCAGGCGCCCAGGTCCGCACCCTGCCCGAGGTACTGCCTCAGCTGATCATCGTGGACCGGGCCCCGGCCCTGCTCCCGGCCCGCCCGTGCGGCGCCCGTGCGGTGCTCGCAGCCGCTTCGAAGCAGGCGTCGTCGCCGAGCGACAGGGAGCCACCCACCATTCGGCATGCCCGCCACCGCCTGCCCCGCCCCCGCCCCCGTTTGGGAAGCCGCCCGGCCCGGCCCCGCACCCTCGTGCCCGCTCTGCGGTGGGAGCCTGCCCGCACGGACCCCAGGATCCACCGGCCGACCGGCCCGCTACTGCTCTCCCAACTGCCGCTCCAGCGCCTACCGCACACGAAAATCCCCGGAAGCACTGCCGGAGGACAACACCGCACGCACGTCACGAAACCCGTCACCCGCGTGACGAAACCCCCTACGGGCCGGACTACCGCCGATGCGCGGGCCGCTCTGGACCCGGCTGATCTCCAGCCGAGGCCCCTGCTGGTGGTGGCGGTCGCCCTCGTGCGCCGCCGCCGACGGCGCGGCGGCGGAGACGATGGCGCCGGCGGCCAGGACGGGGTGGACGCGCGGGTTCACCGGGAGAGAGGCACCGCGCCTGTGGCCGCCACGGAGAGGTCCCAGAGCCGGGCCGCCCCCTCGGGGTCGACGGCGTACGGGCGGACACCGCCATCGTCCATGGGGGCGTCGGGAGCTGTGGCGCGGGCGACGTCGCAGTCCTCCAGGTAGAGCCCGCCTCGGCCGTCGAGGAGCGGTGTTGTGGCGGCCCACAGCCCGGTGGCCGCGCCCTGGGACGGGGTCTTGAAACCGGCGCCGATCACGTTGCCGTGCTCGTCCACCCAGCCGCGGTCGATCTGTTCCCGGAGGGACATCTCGCGCTGGAGACCGGTGATGATCTTGCCTGGGTGGAGGGCGAACGCGCGGACGCCGTCGTCGCGCCCGATGGTATCGAGGTGTACGGCGAACAGGGCGTTGGCGGTCTTGGACTGGCCGTAGGCCAGCCACTTGTCGTAGCCGGTGCGGAAGTGCGGGTCGTGCCGACGGATGTCGGTCAGGGCGTGTCCGGCGGAGCTGTTGACGACGACCCTCGCGCCGCCCGCGGCGGCCAGGAGCGGGTAGAGCTCGCAGGCGAGGGTGAAGTGCCCGAAGTGGTTGGCGGCGAGGTGGCCTTCCCAGCCGGGGCCGACGCGCCGCTCCGGGGTGGCCATGACCCCGGCCACGGCCATCAGCAGGTCGAGCCGGCCGAGGGAGTCCCTGATGTGCGCAGCGGCTGAGCGGACGCTGCCGAGGTCGGCCAGGTCCATGGGGACGACCTCGCAGCCCCCCACCCCCTGGAGGGCGGCGCGGGCGACGTGCGGCCGGCGGGCCGGTACGACGACCCGCGCCCCCGCGGCCGCCAATGCCCGGGTGGTTTCCAGGCCGAGGCCGGAATAGCCGCCGCTCACTACGGCGGTCGTGCGGGAGAGGTCGCGGCCGGCCACGACGTCCTTGGCGCGGGTGGCGGCCGAGAAGGGCGAACCGAGTGGGTGCTGATCGTTCATGGTCATGCCCCTGACGCTACGATCGAGAGTGAGGTCTAGATCAAGTCCGGGAGCGAACGCCATGACAACGACCGCCGGCGCCGACGCGGGGTCGCTGAGCATCGGCGAGGTGGCCGAACGGACGGGGCTGAGCGTGCACGCCCTGCGCTTCTACGAGCGCGAGGGCCTCCTCGTCGGGCCGGTCCGGCGCACGTCGGGCGGCAGGCGGCGCTACGCCGCCTCCGATGTCGACTGGCTGCTGATCTGCGTCAAGCTTCGCGAATCCGACATGCCGCTCGCCGACCTCAAGCACTTCGCCGAACTGGTGCGCCGGGGACCGGGCAACGAGAGGGAACGCCTGAGCCTGCTCGAAGCCCACCGGCAGCGCGTCGACGCGCGGCTCCGGGCACTGGAGGAGTGCCGATCCGTCATCACCGGGAAGGTCGGCGTGTACGCCGACCACCTCGCCCGCGGCGAAGCCGGCGGCCTGTGGGACCCGACGGCCGAAAACGGCAACTAGCGCGCGTCTTGCGGAAACTGCCCACCCGCGACGTCCGGCACCGCACCTCGCCGCATGGGCAGAGACGCCGAGTACGGCGAGTGCAAAGGCGCCCCGAGACGTCGCCGTTGTAGTGCGGTGACGACGCGACGCGCGAGCGGCGTCCGGATGAGTCAGGCGACACGGGGCCGCTCGTACGCGAGGTGGGCATCGCGGGCCGTCTCCCACAGGACGCCGGTCTCCGCGGCGGGCCTGGCAAGCAGGCGGGTGGGCGCTCGGCCTCCGGCCTACGGAATCCTCTCGGGGCAGCCATGGCCACCAGCCGGTGGCGGCCCGCCCGTTCTCCTGTGTCAGGACGGGCGAACAGGCCTGAACAGACATGCCGGTGGCCCACCCCGCGGGGTGGGCCACCGGCATACGGCGAAGTACCTGTCCGGCTACCAGCGATACCAGCGACCGCTGCTGCCCTTGGGACAGGCAACGAACCCGATCAGCCACGGCGCCAGCACGGCGATCGCAACCCACCAGAGGATCTTCACCGCGAAACCGGCACCGAAAAGGATCAGAGCGAGCAGAAGAACGAGAAGCAGGGGAACCATATGGAGCACGGCGGCCATGGGGGGCCGCCAGTCAAACTGCCGCATCCCGACAGGGTCCCGCCGATGCCCACATGAGCGCACCGGCGGCCGACCGCACGACCAGTCAAAGAAGAGGACCGGGACCGGTGCGTCGAGAAACGGGGTGAAGAAAGTCTTCGGTGAGGGCAAAGACCAGAAGTGGACGGACAAGGACGGCCGCGAGCTGATCGAGGCCGCCTTGCACTACCTCGGCTACGGAGACTGACATGGGCACAGCCACGACCATCCGCACCGGCGCCACCGTCGCCGCTACCCTCTACACGGTCGTCCTGCTCGTCCTGGGCCTGTACCCGTCCGATTTCCGGTACCTCTTCGCGTACATTCCGGCCCTCGTGGGCTACGGCACCGTCGTCTTCGACAAATGGGCCTGGCACTGGCCAGTCATCCACCGCTTCACTGGGCGCGCCTGGGTCACCGGCACATGGCGCGTGGTGTTGTCGCCAAGTGCGGAGAGCCACATACCCGAGGGTGGCAACCGGGGGCCGATCACGACGTACATGACGATCGAGCAGACCTTCTGGAGCCTGCACGCCACGCTCCGCACGAAGGAGAGCACCGGGCGGTCGAGGAACGCAACGATCAGCGCTCCTGAGAACTCGGGCAGTGCCGAGATCGGACTCCTGTACGACAACACGCCCCGAGTGGAACACCAGTCCCGAAGCCCTCAGCACGAAGGAGCCTGCCGGATCGCGGTCACCGGCCTGAAGCCCAAGTCCGCTGCCGGGCGCTACTACACGAGCCGGTTCACCGCCGGTGACATGGACTTCACCCTGCTCAACCGCTCCACCGACTACAGCACCTTCGCCGAAGCGCAAGCCACCGACCCGGAGCACCCCAACAACTGAAGCGCCGCAACACCACGGACCCCGGCGCAATGCCCGACCCCCGGGGGCCCGTGGTCGCCAGAAGAGCTACTGCATCAGCGCAGCGAGGGCCTGGTCGGCCATCTGTACGCCCGTCGTGGCCGCGCAATGGTGGTGCCGGCCTCCAAGAGCTCGTCCTTGACCTGGGTGGCGAACTGGCGCAGTCGGCCCGGTTCAGGGTCCTCGGAGGTCGCCTCGGCGTGGAGGTCCTGGGCGACACGCTCCAGCTCCCCGCGGTCCGTCTCGGCCATGCCCAGAATGGTGGTGTCCTGGCCGACGCACCCAGCGAGCTGGGCGAACAGCGTGGGGTCGACGCCGTCGGCGTTGTTCTGGGTGAAGTGCTGCCGCTCGCCGATGATGGGGCCCTTGGCGTTCGGCATGTAGTTGTTGTACGTGATGCCGGGGCGGGGCTGGCTGACGTGGTCCTGCACGCTTCCTGATGAGGCCGCCGACATGGCCAAAACCGGCTTCGACCTATCCGCCTCCTCGCCCTCGCAGGTGGTCCCGTCCTGCGCCGCGAATGCCTCATTCACATGATTACCCAACGAATAATCAGTTAGAGGCAATTTTCCCCAAGGCCCTTATGTGCCCCAGACATGCTGAGCTGTCATATTCTCGCCAGATTGCCCCGATCATCTCGTTGTACCCATCAGGGGAAGGCAGGAAAATGGGCAGGTTGAGGTACGGAACCACGGTGTCGGCCATCGCGCTGGCCGCCTTGGGATCGCTGACGGCCGCGGGAGGCACGGCGCACGCGGAAGCCGGTCAGGACACCATCACCATGCTGAAGCAGGAGAAGTCCCAGTGGTGCTGGGTCGCCTCCGGGCTGACCATCGCCAAGTTTCACGGCTTGGGCTCCACCCAGACGGACTTCTGCAGCCGGGCCCAGCCCTACTACGGATGCAACAACCAGCCCGCAACGCTCGACGACATGGCCAGGGGCTGGAGCAGCCTCGGCATGGCGCATCCGGGCTCGGGCCTGAGCAGCGCGGCCACGTTCAACCAGGTGTACACCGAGGTCAAGGCGGCCCGGCCGATCGGTGCCCGGATCGGATGGACGTCCGGCGGCGGCCACATGAACGTGGTCTACGGCTTCGACACCTCGAACAGCAAGATCGCCGTAGCCGACCCGTGGCCGGACACCACCACGTACACGTGGTGGAACTACAGCGACTACGTGAGCAACGGCTCATCGCAGTGGACTCACTCCCGCATCGGTATCTCCCGCTAAGGCAGGCGACATGCGCAACACCAGCGGTACCGAAACGTCCAGCACGCGGGTGGCCTCTCGCTTCCCCCGCCTGTCCGTCGTCCTCGTACTGAGTGCCTCCGCACTGCTGTGCGTTGCCGGTCCGGCGCACGCGGCCCCGGCGAAAGACCCCCTCCCGGCCGACATCCCCGACTACCAGGCGGCTCTCGACGCGGTGAAGTCCACCGACGTGCGCAACACGGTCTGCCGCTTCCTGCGCACTCCGGTGCCCAGCGAGGGCGCCGCAGGGCCTGTGCAGACGATCCCCGAGACGGCCGAGCCATGCCAGGGCCTCCCCGCCTTCACGATCAAGGACCCGGTGGCCCTGAACGAGATCACCCCCGGGTTCGTCGCGGGCACGGCCCCGCCGCTGCCCACCGAAGCGGTCAAGCTGACGCAACTGGTCTCCTCCCTGAGCACCACCGTCAACGGTCGCAACGCCACCGTCATGCTCGCCCCCACCCAGGGCGGCGGCTGGCACCTGGCGGGCGTGCGCGACGGCGACGGCGACGCCGCTTATGCCGGCAAGGCCACCGTGGGCACGTTGGTCTTCACCGAGCCGCAGATCCGGGGCTGGTACCGGCTCAAGGTCACCACCATCGAGCCTCTGAACGACCAGGCCAGGCAAGGCCTGGAAGGCCAGGCGACGGTGTCGCTCGGCGACTACCAGAAACTGGTCAAGGCCCGCTACGCCGACAAGCTCCCCGGCTCGGAGTACGACACCAAGGGCTACTCAAGCGGCTACAGCCCCCCGCGCGCGGAGGACGGCACCCCGTCCTCCGCCCTGCTCCTCGCCGGCGGTACCGGCGCGACACTCGCCCTCGCGGGCGGAGTCGCGGTACTCCGTCGACGTCGCGTGCCGCGATGAACTGCGTCGGCTTGAGCCCATACAGCTCATTGATCACCTGCTCCAGGAGCAGGGTCCCATCGCGCGTCCGGCCGGCCGCGCACAGCCGGCCGTTCTGGTCGTGGCAGCCCAGGACGATGAGCTGGGGGCGGCCATCAGATCGGGGAACGCGTCCTGGACCAGGGCGCCGCTCCGGGTTTGGAGCAGCACCCGCCCACCCGGCTCCCGCAGAGTGAAAACGAGCAGCCAGTAACCGTCGTACTTCTGCTCGCAGGCCAGACCCAGGCCGGTACGGGGCTGGGAAGGGATCCCCTCGGCGGCCTGCCCCAGCATCGGCGCGACCGGAGGCCGCAGCACCACGTCACACACCTCCGCATCACGCCCTCCGCCCCCGCCCCCAGCCTGGAGCGGGTCAGGTGCGGGCCATCGATCTCAAGATCGTCGACGATCACGTCGAGACCTATGATCTGTTCATGATCGAAGGAAAGTTGGTACGGCTTCGCGCACTCCGTGCGCAGGATGCGGGGCATCACGTTCGGTGGCGCAACGATCCGGAGGTGGTCCACTGGGCGGCCGGCGGCAACCCGTGCTTCGGCCCGGTCACGGCGGAGGCCGTCGAGCTCGGCTTCGCGACGATGCTGCGGCTGAACCCGAAGGAGTCGGCCGTCTTCACGGTCGAGGATCTGGCCGACGGCACGGTGATCGGCATGGTGGACTACCGTGACCTGGACCCGTTCGCCGGGCTGGCCACGGTCGGCGTCACCATCGGCGAGCGGGACCGCTGGGGCTGCGGCCATGGCTCCGACGCGCTGCGACTGCTGGTGGGGCACCTGTTCGGGGCCTTCGGGCTGCACCGGATCGAGCTCGACACCTGGAGCGGCAACGAACGGGCCGTCCAGGCCTTCACCAAGGCGGGCTTCCGCGAGGAGGGCCGACGCCGGTCCACCGTGCTGGTGGCGGGCAAGCGCTACGACACCGTGCTGTTCGGGATGCTGCGCGAGGAATGGCCGGGCACCACGCGCTGAATGTCTTTCCAGCGCAGGCCCGTTGGTCATCAGGGGTTGGGTTGCCCGGCCAACTCGATGACAGTGAACAGACGCCGCCCCTGGCAAGGGAAGGTCACCACGCGAGGGCCGATCGGCTGGCCATACCGCTCCGGTGGCCGGGTAGCAGGTAGGACAGCCCTGTTCTGGACGTGTCCCGTGTCCCCCCAGACGCGGTTGGGGAACAGGTCTCGGGTGGCGTCGATGCCGATGCCGATGCCGTTCAAGCCGACGTGGCAGCGCGGGACGGCGAGCCACGGATGTCTTCGTAGTGTTGAATGCGGGCCTGCGGCGGTTGTCAGCTGCTGCCCTGCTCGTGTTGATCCGTGTTCCAGGGAGAGTAATGACTGCTGAAATCGCGGCCGGTGTCCATGAACGGCTCACCGGGTACCGGGATCGCTTCGACTCGCTGTTCGCGGACTACTTCGACACGGTCGCCCGGCAGCAGTTCCCGCGTAGCGTGCTCGTGCCCGAGACCCTGGAGCTGGTGCGGGACATGTCGTTGCGCGGGGGGAAGCGCCTCCGTGTCGCGTTGCTGTATGAGGCGGCGCGGCTGGTGACTGCCGATGCCGTGGCAGGGTTGGAGGAGGCAGCTCTCAGTATCGAGTTGCTTCAGACGCACGGCCTGATCCATGACGACATCATCGACGACTCACCGCTTCGCCGGGGCGCGCCGTCGGTGTACTACGCCTACCGCGAGCGGTTCCCCGACCGTCCGCAGACGGCGCTGGGCCTGGCGGTCCTGGCCGGGGATCTGGCCGCGTTCCTGTCGGTGCAGGTACTGCTGACCGCGCCGGTGTCGGACGGGTTGCGGCAGGCGATGACGGCTGTGCAGGTGGCGGCAGGGGCAGACACGGTGCTCGGACAGGTCCTCGATCTGGAGCGGGACTTCGGTCCGGTCCCCGACCGTAAGGTGCTGGACATCGTGTCCGAGTACAAGAGCGCCCGGTACTCGGTGCTGGCTCCGCTGCAGTTGGGTTTGATCGCAGCAGGCGAGGACGCGGCCGCCCACCACAGGGAACTGGCGCGGTACGCGACGCTGGTCGGGGTGAGCGGGCAATTGCGCGACGACTATCTCGACCTGTTCGCGGACTCGGGTACGGTCGGCAAGCCAGCCGGCTCTGATCTGCATGAGGGCCGCCGCAGTTACGCGGTGTGCGCGGTCCTGGCAGCGACGGCCGGCCGAGAGCGAGAGGTGGTGGAGGCCGCGCTCGCCGATCCCGGCTGCCCGGCGGAGACCGTCGAGCGGGTCCAGGACATCGCCCGTCGGCACGGCGTCGACGAGCGGTTGCGGGCGGACATGCGCCGTGTTGCCGAGGAGGCGGCCGGTGTCGCGGCGGGCTGGCGGCCACGGTGGCGCGAGGAGGCCGTGGAGTTCTTCGAGCAACTCCCGCTGTGGGGCGCACAACGCACCCTGTGACTCCGGTGGCCGGCGCCAGACGAGTGCTCACCCGCTTGCCCCATGGCCGTGACACCGTCATCCGGGACGCTGATCACCGATCCTCCCCTCGCTCGGCGCCGGATCGCAGCCATGCTCCGCCAGTGACACCGGTCCGGCCCCCTCACCACCCCACCAGCCCCGTGTGCCGAGCGGCCCGGCCCAGGTCCGGGCCGTGTTCGAGCCCGGCCGGATCGGCGCCGTGCCTCGGTGGCCACTCTCGGCGAGCCGCTCACGGAGCCTGGACGGGTCCGCCGGGCATCGCCTCCACATGGAAAGCCCGTGCCAGTGCGCTCCCGGGGAACAGACCGACGACCTCGCCTGTCACGGCGATGAGGATCCGCACGGCGGGCGTGCTCCTCCCGGCCACCGTGGCGAGGGCCCAGCCGACACGCAGCAGCCGACTGAAGATGCTTCCCGCGTCGAGGCTCCAAGCGCGTAGTTGACCATCGCTCCGCCCACCACCAGCAGAACCCCCAGGGTCCGGCAGCCCAGCAGGACCACGATCCGCATCATCACCGGCTCCCCCGCCACCCCCTCCTGCTGCTCGGACGGTCCGGCGACCTGCAGCTCGCCGCCGAACCGTTCTCGCAGCTGCGCGCCCTCCTGCAGAAAGCCCTCGGCAGTCGACAGGGCCCGCTCGACATCGGCGGGGAAGAACTCCTCCTGCAGCTGCGCCGCGACCGGCAGGGGCTCGTCCGCACCCGGTGCCGCGGCCCGGAGCCGGGCAAGTTCCTCCTGCAGCTGCGCCGCTCTCCTGCTGCGCCCGGGCGGCGAGCACCTCCGCATTGGGTCGGGCCCGGCGTGCCCAGTCCAGTTCCTTCTGTGCGGTGTGCAGCTGCCCGGTGAGCGCCGCCATCCCGGCGGCGGCCGCCGGGACATCGCTGAGTGCGACGACCTGGTCCTGGTGGGTGCCGAGGCGGTCCTTCTCCAGTGCCAGGTTTGCGGTCCATCACGTCGTACAGCCGGTCCGAGGTCTTGTCCGCCGGCGCGAGCGCCGTCCCCGCAGCGGGGGCCGGGCGGACAGCGATCGATGCCTACGGTGTCTGTGCCGCCCGCAACAGGTCGCGGGCCTTGCGAAGGTCGATGGCCTGTTTGCGGGGCTCGGCTACCACCGCCCTGACCACGGCTTCCACAGAGGCCCTGGGGTGGCCGAGCCTTGGAACCTGGCCCCACGAGGTGGCCGAGGCCATGGAACACCACGATCGGGCCGACTGGCTCGACTCCGTCGCCCATCCCTCCGTGGACGAGGACGGAAAGATCGACGGGTGAGCCGAGGGACGTGCAACCTGGTGTGGATCATCGGGCTGCTCACGCAGCTGGTCGGCCGGCGGCCGCCCGAGGCAGCTGATATGCCCCGGGCCCGGTGCCCGTTGTGTCTGTACGGGCGGCGGTCCCGCCCGTACAGAATGCCCATGCAGGGGGACGCGGCCGACGCGCCGTGAACGTGTCCCGGCCTCGCGGGGAGGGGAGCCTCTCGCTACGCCGTATCCGCGGTCCACGGCCAGGTCGCGTGGCGGCCGGCCTCGATGAGGCCGACCATCCGGAACGCGGCGTCCGTGAGCCCGCCGAAGGTGTGCCGGTGGGGGCCCGACGGGATGTGGGCCGGCTGGTACCCCGCCAAGTTCCAGGTGTACACGGGGACCGAGGACGGTACCGGTTCGGCCGGCCTGCCGGGGCCCTGGTGCGCGGCCTGCTCGTCGGTGACGATCAGCACGCGGTCGTGGTCCCGGTAGTGGGCGCGCAAGGCCATCGTGGTCTGTGTACCCCCGAGACTATGGAACCGTTTCAGCACCTCCAGTACCGGTTCCCCCACCCCGAACGGCACCGGTGCGCTGGACCAGCCGAACTCCACCAGGTCCGCCTGCCGGGCGCGCATCGCGAGGGCGGTCCCGAAGACGGCCGTCGCGTCCGCGCGGCTCAGCGTGGACCGCTCGGAGACGGTGTCCCAGAACATGGAGTCGGACCGGTCCACCAGGATCAGCGTCCGGCCGGGCAGGGCCGGCACGTTGGCCAGGGAGTGGCCAAGTGCCCGTTCCAGCGGGGCAGCCCAACGGGGCGACGCGTGCCGGTGGGCGGCCAGGTACCGGAAGGGGAACTGCCGGGACCGGGCGACCTCGTCGGCATCGGAGATGCGTGCCGCCACCCGCGCCGCAACTTCGTCCGAGACCCCTGCTTCGTCGAAGTTACGCAGGTTCCGCAAGAGCGCCATGGGGCCCATCGAAGGAATCACGGCTTCCCAGACGGCGGCGTCCAACGGGCCGTGGAGCCAGCCCGCCAGGGCCTCCCAGGTCATGCCCGCCGCCGCCAGCCGTTCAGCGCCGCCCGGCCCGGTCGCCGTGGCGCGCCGCTCGTCCAGCGGCAGCTCCATCAGCGCCCGGTGCTCGCTCAGCAGCCGGTCGGAGGCCGGCACGGAGCCCTGCTCAGGGCGGTGGCGGCGGTCCAGGGCGTGCTGGAAGAGATCTCCCTGCCAGGGCTTGTCCGGATGGGGGGAAGCGTGCACGAGGTTGAGCACGTCCCCGAAGCGGAAGGCTTTGGAGGCGGTGTCGTACTTCAGCAGGGACCGCGAGGAGTACAGCCGGCGCACGGCGTCGGCGATGCCCCGTTTCACGGGTTGCGGCACGTTCCGCCCGTAGCGCGAGGTCCAGTGGGCGAGCAGCTCTCCGGGCT
Protein-coding sequences here:
- a CDS encoding polyprenyl synthetase family protein, yielding MTAEIAAGVHERLTGYRDRFDSLFADYFDTVARQQFPRSVLVPETLELVRDMSLRGGKRLRVALLYEAARLVTADAVAGLEEAALSIELLQTHGLIHDDIIDDSPLRRGAPSVYYAYRERFPDRPQTALGLAVLAGDLAAFLSVQVLLTAPVSDGLRQAMTAVQVAAGADTVLGQVLDLERDFGPVPDRKVLDIVSEYKSARYSVLAPLQLGLIAAGEDAAAHHRELARYATLVGVSGQLRDDYLDLFADSGTVGKPAGSDLHEGRRSYAVCAVLAATAGREREVVEAALADPGCPAETVERVQDIARRHGVDERLRADMRRVAEEAAGVAAGWRPRWREEAVEFFEQLPLWGAQRTL
- a CDS encoding papain-like cysteine protease family protein produces the protein MGRLRYGTTVSAIALAALGSLTAAGGTAHAEAGQDTITMLKQEKSQWCWVASGLTIAKFHGLGSTQTDFCSRAQPYYGCNNQPATLDDMARGWSSLGMAHPGSGLSSAATFNQVYTEVKAARPIGARIGWTSGGGHMNVVYGFDTSNSKIAVADPWPDTTTYTWWNYSDYVSNGSSQWTHSRIGISR
- a CDS encoding GNAT family N-acetyltransferase, translating into MRAIDLKIVDDHVETYDLFMIEGKLVRLRALRAQDAGHHVRWRNDPEVVHWAAGGNPCFGPVTAEAVELGFATMLRLNPKESAVFTVEDLADGTVIGMVDYRDLDPFAGLATVGVTIGERDRWGCGHGSDALRLLVGHLFGAFGLHRIELDTWSGNERAVQAFTKAGFREEGRRRSTVLVAGKRYDTVLFGMLREEWPGTTR
- a CDS encoding SDR family NAD(P)-dependent oxidoreductase, whose translation is MTMNDQHPLGSPFSAATRAKDVVAGRDLSRTTAVVSGGYSGLGLETTRALAAAGARVVVPARRPHVARAALQGVGGCEVVPMDLADLGSVRSAAAHIRDSLGRLDLLMAVAGVMATPERRVGPGWEGHLAANHFGHFTLACELYPLLAAAGGARVVVNSSAGHALTDIRRHDPHFRTGYDKWLAYGQSKTANALFAVHLDTIGRDDGVRAFALHPGKIITGLQREMSLREQIDRGWVDEHGNVIGAGFKTPSQGAATGLWAATTPLLDGRGGLYLEDCDVARATAPDAPMDDGGVRPYAVDPEGAARLWDLSVAATGAVPLSR
- a CDS encoding hydrophobic protein, whose amino-acid sequence is MVPLLLVLLLALILFGAGFAVKILWWVAIAVLAPWLIGFVACPKGSSGRWYRW
- a CDS encoding MerR family transcriptional regulator; this translates as MTTTAGADAGSLSIGEVAERTGLSVHALRFYEREGLLVGPVRRTSGGRRRYAASDVDWLLICVKLRESDMPLADLKHFAELVRRGPGNERERLSLLEAHRQRVDARLRALEECRSVITGKVGVYADHLARGEAGGLWDPTAENGN
- a CDS encoding TROVE domain-containing protein, which encodes MRTHEGGPAFVREPREELFLLAVGNFASQQTFYESRQERDDRYARLVAQLAVEDAVWTAGLLRWLRSEGNMRTASLVGAAAYVRARLETGSADGPSNRSVVDSVLQRADEPGELLAHWTSRYGRNVPQPVKRGIADAVRRLYSSRSLLKYDTASKAFRFGDVLNLVHASPHPDKPWQGDLFQHALDRRHRPEQGSVPASDRLLSEHRALMELPLDERRATATGPGGAERLAAAGMTWEALAGWLHGPLDAAVWEAVIPSMGPMALLRNLRNFDEAGVSDEVAARVAARISDADEVARSRQFPFRYLAAHRHASPRWAAPLERALGHSLANVPALPGRTLILVDRSDSMFWDTVSERSTLSRADATAVFGTALAMRARQADLVEFGWSSAPVPFGVGEPVLEVLKRFHSLGGTQTTMALRAHYRDHDRVLIVTDEQAAHQGPGRPAEPVPSSVPVYTWNLAGYQPAHIPSGPHRHTFGGLTDAAFRMVGLIEAGRHATWPWTADTA